CAAAGCGCTATATCTGGTTCCCGCAGCTTTCGTGGCCATGATGGGCGTGGGCGGCGTGCTGGGCATCAATGGTGTCACTGTTCCCTTCGTTGAATTCGGCATTGCCGCTTCGGTAATCGTGCTGGGCGCTGCTGTCGCTCTCGACTTCAGCTTGCCCACCGCTGCTGCGATGGCGCTGGTTGGCTTCTTTGCTGTGTTCCATGGCCATGCCCATGGTGCCGAAATGCCACTGGCCGCTTCGGGCGTGACCTATGGAATTGGCTTCATCGCCGCCACCGCATTGCTGCATGTGGCGGGCATTGCGCTGGGCCTTGGC
This genomic interval from Aestuariivirga litoralis contains the following:
- a CDS encoding HupE/UreJ family protein; translated protein: MARLNKLIFATLALASMAGAAEAHVGVGSTMGFTHGFMHPLSGLDHLLAMVAVGLFAARLGGKALYLVPAAFVAMMGVGGVLGINGVTVPFVEFGIAASVIVLGAAVALDFSLPTAAAMALVGFFAVFHGHAHGAEMPLAASGVTYGIGFIAATALLHVAGIALGLGIAGQKPAVLKIAGGAMAAAGLGMMAGVI